A DNA window from Gigantopelta aegis isolate Gae_Host chromosome 4, Gae_host_genome, whole genome shotgun sequence contains the following coding sequences:
- the LOC121371621 gene encoding uncharacterized protein LOC121371621, producing the protein MHSTEVKALYLVVPANILYTLAAVTDAWFELPPHASYGLWWVNFCDYLSCQIILAFHSEEPGWYHVLQVLSLFGWASLLLSLLMLLSTRFDKCLPKKLMTNQRNTTVAAVCLFSGFSISSSLVMFYTKLDESSPKAHPQISWSAVLAGVSCICQLLTGMFLMQAPSLTVLKLTG; encoded by the exons ATGCATTCCACAGAAGTGAAGGCATTGTACCTTGTGGTCCCAGCCAACATTCTGTACACCCTGGCCGCAGTGACAGATGCCTGGTTCGAGCTCCCCCCTCACGCGTCCTACGGCTTGTGGTGGGTGAACTTCTGTGATTACCTCTCCTGTCAGATCATTCTGGCTTTCCATTCGGAGGAACCAG GTTGGTATCACGTGTTGCAGGTGTTGAGTCTGTTTGGATGGGCCAGTCTGTTACTGTCTCTGCTGATGCTCTTATCAACACGATTTGACAAGTGTTTACCAAAGAAGTTAATGACCAACCAAAGAAACACGACTGTAGCAGCAGTTTGCCTATTTTCAG GATTTTCCATCTCGTCTAGTCTTGTGATGTTCTATACCAAACTGGATGAATCCAGTCCGAAGGCTCACCCGCAGATTTCCTGGTCCGCTGTGTTGGCTGGAGTGTCATGTATCTGTCAATTGTTAACTGGGATGTTTCTGATGCAGGCTCCATCACTAACAGTCCTCAAACTCACCGGTTAG